A section of the Streptococcus oriscaviae genome encodes:
- the rexB gene encoding ATP-dependent nuclease subunit B, translated as MKLYYTDISNNLTAFLAQTACDYARSGKRVFYIAPNSLSFEKERAVLERLENQASFDIMVTRFAQMARYLVLNQTKQQVSLDDLGLSILFFRLLSQFDDSDLKVYGQLKTDMQFISQLVALYKDLQRSNLTVLDLEAMDTPDKYDDLHLIFTAFEELLRKEDYENESKISQFRHLVEGGGLDEELAQLVVVVDGFTRFSAEEEALIAALDGRVAELVIAVYASQKAYKASYVEGNLYQAGVEFLRRLAQTYQTKPVFLPTDEYLDGFGKISKNIENHYDFSGAYLELTEEDTSQIEIWEVTNQKEEVEEVARAIRNRLHQGSRYKDILLLLGDVESYKLQIGKIFDKYEIPYYFGKAEEMSHHPLVHFVESLERLKRYNFRPEDLLNLVKSGLYGSFEQRELDRFEQYILFADIKGRAKFSRDFTVNSRAGYDLDELNQIRASLIQPLEELFKAQTQSVSSLLEKFTRFLKAVALPVNMEKLASLSNEIDQEKQEQVWKAFCHILEQLKEIFGHEKLRLDDFLALLRAGMLASHYRTVPATVDVVNIRSYDLIEPHSAKYVYAIGLSQSNFPKISQPKSLLTEEEKAKVNAVSGQQGQFDLVSRDHIKKNHFAMISLLNSASEGLVLSSPQLYNEAEDGLSPYLKLLKEMGVPSEQKGRGTTLSASDIGHYKSLLSRVIEANRGDFDANWSKEEATFWSVALRYLRKKLDEEGIVIPTISNQVQTQPLANETLSLLYPIDKPLKLSASSLTDFYQNQYLYFIKHVLRLQEQDSLRPDARSHGNFLHRIFERLTKDPSPASFDDKLKLAIEQTRKEPGFAALYQEDADSHYSEQVLLDIARASSLVLREGSQIEVLANEAVFGQDTGNYLDLEGGRKLNITGKMDRLDRLTADGALGVVDYKSSSNQFHIDRFYNGLSPQLMTYLSAVQRLPEFSQSEKIFGAMYLHLLDPIVKLTDAKTSDQVLAETYKSLVYKGLFLEEESNQLNQLYHKTKASLYSREELATMLTYHEKLYKDAAQTILSGNFAINPYTEDGRSVAGEQLKAITGFEANLHLGQARRLTKGGKKEDWLERMKKGGEA; from the coding sequence ATGAAACTCTACTACACAGACATTTCCAATAATTTAACAGCTTTCTTAGCTCAAACTGCCTGTGATTATGCTCGTTCGGGCAAACGGGTCTTCTATATTGCTCCCAACTCTCTCTCTTTTGAAAAAGAAAGGGCTGTTTTGGAGCGTTTGGAGAATCAGGCCTCTTTTGACATCATGGTTACCCGTTTCGCTCAAATGGCTCGCTACTTGGTTCTTAATCAAACTAAGCAACAGGTCAGTTTGGATGATCTAGGTTTGTCCATCTTATTCTTTCGCCTGCTCTCACAGTTTGACGACAGTGACCTCAAGGTCTATGGTCAGTTGAAGACTGATATGCAGTTTATCAGTCAATTGGTTGCTCTTTACAAAGACTTGCAGCGTTCCAATCTAACAGTTCTGGACTTGGAGGCTATGGATACGCCTGATAAATACGATGATTTACATCTGATTTTTACAGCCTTTGAAGAACTACTCCGCAAAGAAGACTATGAAAATGAAAGCAAGATTAGTCAATTCCGGCATCTGGTTGAAGGCGGAGGATTGGATGAAGAGCTTGCTCAGCTGGTAGTGGTGGTAGATGGCTTTACCCGATTTTCAGCAGAAGAGGAAGCCTTGATTGCTGCCCTAGATGGCCGAGTGGCCGAACTAGTAATTGCGGTTTACGCCAGTCAAAAGGCCTATAAGGCAAGCTATGTTGAGGGCAATCTCTATCAGGCAGGGGTTGAATTTCTAAGGAGATTGGCACAGACCTACCAAACTAAGCCAGTCTTTTTACCGACAGACGAATACCTGGACGGTTTTGGCAAGATTTCCAAAAATATTGAAAACCACTATGATTTTTCTGGTGCTTATCTGGAGCTGACAGAAGAAGATACCAGTCAGATTGAGATTTGGGAAGTAACCAACCAGAAGGAAGAGGTCGAAGAGGTGGCGCGTGCCATCCGCAATAGACTGCATCAAGGAAGCCGTTATAAGGATATTTTGTTGCTCTTGGGAGATGTGGAGAGCTACAAACTTCAAATTGGCAAAATTTTCGACAAATATGAGATTCCTTATTACTTTGGCAAGGCCGAAGAGATGAGTCACCATCCCTTGGTGCATTTCGTTGAATCTTTAGAGCGCCTTAAACGCTATAATTTCAGACCAGAAGATCTGCTCAATCTTGTCAAATCGGGCTTGTACGGCAGTTTTGAGCAGAGAGAGCTGGACCGATTTGAACAGTATATCCTTTTTGCAGACATCAAGGGTCGGGCAAAGTTTAGTCGTGATTTTACGGTCAATAGCAGAGCAGGCTATGATTTGGATGAGCTCAACCAGATTCGGGCAAGCCTCATACAGCCCTTAGAAGAACTTTTTAAAGCCCAAACCCAGTCGGTATCTAGCTTACTAGAAAAGTTTACTCGCTTTTTGAAGGCCGTAGCCCTGCCAGTCAATATGGAAAAGCTAGCTAGCCTTTCCAATGAAATCGATCAGGAAAAACAAGAACAAGTCTGGAAAGCCTTCTGTCACATTTTGGAGCAGCTGAAGGAAATTTTTGGGCACGAGAAATTACGATTGGATGACTTTTTAGCTCTCTTGCGGGCAGGTATGCTAGCCAGTCATTACCGTACAGTTCCGGCAACCGTTGATGTGGTTAATATTCGCTCCTATGATTTGATTGAGCCACACAGTGCCAAGTATGTCTACGCTATCGGTCTTAGCCAGTCCAACTTTCCTAAGATTAGTCAGCCCAAGAGCCTGCTGACTGAGGAAGAAAAGGCCAAGGTTAATGCAGTAAGTGGGCAGCAAGGACAGTTTGATCTTGTGAGTCGTGATCATATCAAGAAGAATCATTTTGCTATGATTTCTCTCCTTAATTCTGCAAGTGAAGGCTTAGTCCTTTCCAGTCCGCAGCTCTACAATGAAGCAGAAGATGGTCTGTCACCTTACTTAAAACTTCTCAAAGAGATGGGAGTTCCTTCCGAACAAAAGGGGCGGGGAACGACCTTATCAGCTAGTGATATTGGTCACTATAAGAGCTTGTTATCGCGTGTAATCGAGGCCAATCGAGGTGATTTTGACGCAAATTGGTCCAAAGAAGAGGCTACATTTTGGTCGGTTGCCCTTCGCTACCTGAGAAAGAAACTGGATGAAGAAGGCATAGTGATTCCTACGATTTCTAATCAAGTTCAAACTCAGCCTTTAGCAAATGAAACCCTTAGTCTGCTTTATCCGATTGATAAGCCACTCAAGTTATCCGCATCCAGTCTGACAGATTTTTACCAAAACCAATACCTCTACTTTATTAAACATGTCCTTCGTTTGCAGGAACAGGATAGTCTACGTCCAGATGCTCGCAGTCATGGTAATTTTCTGCATAGGATTTTTGAGCGCTTGACTAAAGATCCCTCTCCAGCTAGTTTTGATGACAAGCTCAAGCTGGCTATTGAGCAGACCAGAAAAGAACCAGGCTTTGCGGCGCTTTATCAAGAAGATGCGGATAGTCACTATTCAGAGCAAGTTCTTCTGGATATTGCTCGGGCGAGTTCACTCGTTTTGCGAGAAGGAAGTCAGATTGAAGTGTTGGCAAATGAGGCTGTTTTTGGTCAGGACACGGGCAACTACCTTGATTTAGAAGGCGGACGCAAGCTGAATATCACCGGTAAAATGGATCGGCTGGATCGGCTGACAGCTGACGGGGCCCTTGGTGTTGTGGATTATAAATCTAGCAGCAATCAGTTTCACATTGACCGCTTTTATAATGGTCTGAGCCCTCAACTGATGACCTATCTTTCCGCCGTTCAGCGATTACCCGAGTTTAGTCAGTCCGAAAAAATCTTTGGGGCTATGTATTTGCACCTTTTGGATCCGATTGTCAAGCTAACTGACGCCAAAACAAGCGACCAGGTTTTGGCAGAAACCTATAAGAGCTTAGTTTACAAGGGACTTTTCCTAGAAGAAGAAAGCAATCAGCTAAATCAGCTGTATCACAAAACCAAGGCTTCCTTATATAGTCGAGAGGAGCTGGCAACCATGCTGACCTATCATGAAAAACTGTATAAAGACGCAGCGCAAACAATCTTATCGGGGAATTTTGCCATCAATCCCTATACAGAAGATGGTCGTTCCGTAGCAGGAGAGCAGCTTAAAGCCATTACCGGATTTGAAGCGAATCTTCACTTAGGTCAGGCTCGCCGACTAACCAAGGGAGGAAAGAAGGAAGACTGGTTGGAGCGTATGAAGAAAGGAGGAGAGGCATGA
- the addA gene encoding helicase-exonuclease AddAB subunit AddA codes for MMFEAFLKAEEIRELQLAEAESDKSQKRTPEQIEAIYCHGQNVLVSASAGSGKTFVMVERILDKILRGIQIEQLFISTFTVKAAGELKERIEKKLNEAILAVSDEQVRRHLSRQLTELENADIGTMDAFTQKLVTSYGYSLGISPNFRILQDKSEQDLLKNEVFAELFATYLEGQEGTVFQQLVRNFSGNRKDNKGFREIVYQIHGFSQSTSNPEQWLRSTLLKGYQDFDSLDSLPPSLLIGLLDAMNQAADDLEDLTHHPDYKQVTAKGAMTANYKKHQAIFEELRNLASNFKEKMDAEQLPQLTGQLNNLLPSGSEVTVAGTKYPIFKLLKARLLDIQHLETVLAYQPQALPILQVLQAFLLDFSARYLERKIQENCFEFSDISHFAIRILEENPGIRQIFQDKYHEIMVDEYQDNNHTQERMLDLLSNGQNRFMVGDIKQSIYRFRQADPHIFQEKFERYQADPSAGKLILLKENFRSQNEVIEATNAIFTRLMDREVGQIKYDQTHTLVAGSDRQKIHQPQHTMEYLIYNKDTTAEADPSALTSGEVELVAKEIIRLHNEEGVAFSDITLLVPSRTRNQAILNSFETHGIPLVSDGGEANYLKSLEVMVMLDTLRALNNPLNDYALVALLKSPMFRFDEDELARIALQADKGFFYEKMELAVADARQASDLIHPAFKRKLQAFLDYLKSWRLYAKTHSIYDLIWKIYNEKFYYDYVGALPNGSKRQANLYALGLRANSFEKTGFKGLSRFITFIDKLLASDNDLADVEVALAQNAVQLMTVHKSKGLEFKYVFLLNMDKSFNATENRSSVILSRENGLGIQFIADMKDQFETPLPHVRVSMNTLPYQLNQRELKLADLSEQMRLLYVAMTRAESKLYLVGKASKEKLEDRYDGKRREGVLLASSRESMNNFQDWILAIEEAFQGEELYFKKRFIDDEDLTPDKIGQLRMETQISADDVKNLRQSEDIRLALDQLASVEALNQRYKFAIELPSVRTPSQIKKLYEPVLAEDGLEVMEKVRPSLTFELPDFSKKTPVTGAQVGSTLHELMQALPLNAPMTLGLIERTLDKVAATEAVKSSIDCQKILDFFSTELGKEILANQDKLRREAAFASLEQDPVSKEYFVLRGIVDGFIRYSDRIVLFDYKTDRYKDAQTIKDRYRQQMTLYQQALSKAYQIEQVEAYLILLGGEKIEVISMN; via the coding sequence ATGATGTTTGAAGCATTTTTAAAGGCTGAAGAAATCCGTGAGCTACAATTAGCAGAAGCTGAGTCTGATAAGAGTCAAAAGCGCACCCCTGAACAGATTGAAGCGATTTATTGTCATGGTCAGAATGTCCTAGTTTCGGCTTCGGCAGGTTCTGGCAAGACCTTTGTCATGGTTGAGCGGATTTTGGATAAAATCTTGCGTGGTATCCAGATTGAACAATTGTTTATCTCCACCTTCACGGTTAAGGCGGCTGGTGAACTGAAAGAGCGGATTGAAAAAAAACTGAATGAGGCGATTCTAGCTGTTTCGGACGAACAGGTACGCCGTCATCTATCTCGCCAGCTAACTGAGCTTGAAAACGCTGATATTGGTACCATGGATGCTTTTACTCAGAAATTGGTCACCAGCTATGGTTACAGCTTAGGGATTTCCCCAAATTTTCGGATTCTGCAGGATAAGAGCGAACAAGACCTATTGAAAAATGAAGTCTTTGCAGAACTATTTGCCACCTACTTAGAAGGACAAGAAGGTACTGTTTTTCAACAGTTAGTTCGGAATTTTTCTGGCAATCGAAAGGATAACAAGGGCTTTCGAGAAATTGTTTATCAGATTCATGGATTCAGTCAGTCAACTAGCAATCCGGAGCAGTGGTTGCGCTCTACCTTGCTCAAAGGCTACCAAGACTTTGACAGTCTGGACAGCCTGCCACCCTCGCTCTTGATAGGTCTTTTGGATGCTATGAATCAAGCTGCGGATGACCTAGAAGACTTGACCCATCATCCTGATTATAAGCAGGTCACAGCTAAAGGGGCTATGACTGCTAACTATAAGAAGCATCAGGCTATTTTTGAGGAACTACGGAACTTGGCCAGCAACTTCAAAGAAAAGATGGATGCAGAGCAGCTACCTCAGTTGACAGGTCAATTAAACAACCTCTTGCCTTCTGGAAGTGAGGTAACAGTTGCAGGTACCAAGTATCCGATTTTCAAATTGCTCAAGGCTCGCTTGCTAGACATCCAGCATTTGGAAACCGTCTTGGCTTATCAACCTCAGGCTCTGCCTATCCTGCAGGTCTTGCAAGCCTTCCTCCTTGATTTTTCAGCTCGTTATTTGGAGCGAAAGATACAGGAAAATTGCTTTGAATTCTCCGACATCAGCCATTTTGCTATTCGGATTTTGGAAGAAAACCCAGGCATCCGTCAGATTTTTCAAGACAAGTATCATGAGATAATGGTTGACGAGTATCAGGATAACAACCACACTCAGGAGCGCATGCTGGATTTGTTATCAAATGGTCAGAACCGTTTCATGGTGGGAGATATTAAACAATCTATCTACCGGTTCCGTCAGGCCGACCCGCATATTTTCCAGGAAAAATTTGAACGCTATCAGGCTGACCCAAGTGCTGGCAAGCTGATTTTACTCAAAGAGAATTTCCGCAGCCAAAATGAAGTAATAGAAGCAACAAATGCGATCTTTACGCGCTTAATGGACAGGGAAGTTGGACAAATCAAGTACGACCAGACACATACGCTAGTGGCGGGGAGCGACCGACAAAAGATACACCAGCCTCAGCATACCATGGAATACCTGATTTACAACAAGGATACGACGGCTGAAGCAGATCCGTCAGCCCTAACGTCAGGAGAAGTTGAATTGGTCGCTAAGGAAATCATCCGCCTTCATAATGAAGAAGGTGTGGCCTTTTCTGACATTACCCTCCTTGTACCTTCAAGGACACGCAATCAGGCGATTTTAAACAGCTTTGAAACGCATGGCATCCCTCTGGTATCTGATGGAGGGGAAGCCAACTATCTCAAGTCCTTGGAAGTGATGGTGATGTTGGATACCCTGCGTGCCCTCAACAATCCTCTCAATGACTATGCTCTAGTTGCCTTGCTCAAGTCACCTATGTTCCGATTTGATGAGGATGAGTTGGCTAGGATAGCCTTGCAGGCTGACAAAGGTTTCTTTTATGAAAAAATGGAGCTAGCCGTAGCGGATGCTAGACAGGCAAGCGACTTGATACATCCTGCTTTTAAGCGCAAGCTACAAGCCTTTTTGGATTATCTCAAGAGCTGGCGACTTTATGCTAAGACCCATTCCATTTACGACCTGATTTGGAAGATTTATAATGAAAAGTTCTACTATGACTATGTGGGAGCCCTACCCAACGGTTCTAAGCGTCAGGCTAACCTCTACGCTCTGGGATTGCGGGCCAACAGTTTTGAAAAAACTGGTTTTAAGGGCTTGTCGCGTTTCATCACTTTTATTGATAAACTCTTGGCAAGTGATAACGATTTGGCTGATGTAGAAGTTGCTCTTGCGCAAAATGCAGTTCAGCTGATGACTGTTCACAAGTCCAAGGGGCTGGAGTTTAAATATGTCTTCCTGCTCAACATGGATAAGAGTTTTAATGCGACAGAAAACCGTAGCAGCGTCATTCTCAGTCGGGAAAATGGGCTGGGCATCCAATTCATTGCCGATATGAAAGACCAGTTCGAAACCCCGTTACCCCATGTCCGCGTTTCGATGAACACCCTGCCCTATCAGCTCAACCAACGAGAACTCAAACTAGCAGACTTGTCTGAGCAAATGCGGCTCCTTTATGTGGCCATGACACGGGCTGAGAGCAAGCTCTATCTGGTCGGTAAAGCTAGCAAGGAAAAGCTAGAGGATCGCTATGATGGCAAACGCAGAGAAGGGGTTCTGCTTGCGTCCAGCCGAGAAAGTATGAACAACTTCCAAGATTGGATTTTGGCCATTGAGGAAGCCTTTCAGGGAGAGGAGCTTTACTTTAAAAAGCGCTTTATTGATGATGAGGACTTGACTCCTGATAAGATTGGTCAACTCAGGATGGAAACCCAAATTTCCGCTGATGATGTAAAAAACCTTCGTCAGTCAGAAGACATTCGGCTAGCCTTGGATCAACTTGCCTCTGTTGAGGCACTCAACCAACGCTACAAATTCGCGATTGAACTGCCAAGTGTTCGGACACCTAGCCAGATAAAAAAACTTTATGAGCCGGTTTTAGCTGAAGATGGTTTGGAAGTTATGGAGAAAGTAAGACCAAGTTTAACCTTTGAACTACCTGATTTCTCTAAGAAAACTCCTGTTACTGGGGCTCAGGTGGGTTCTACTCTGCATGAGCTAATGCAAGCCCTGCCTCTCAATGCCCCTATGACCCTTGGACTGATCGAAAGAACGCTAGACAAAGTAGCAGCAACCGAAGCTGTCAAATCTAGTATCGACTGTCAGAAAATCCTTGACTTCTTCAGTACAGAATTAGGGAAGGAAATTTTAGCCAATCAGGACAAACTGCGACGGGAAGCAGCCTTTGCCAGTTTAGAACAAGATCCCGTTTCTAAGGAATATTTTGTTCTTCGAGGAATTGTTGATGGCTTTATCCGCTATTCAGATCGCATTGTTTTGTTTGATTACAAGACGGATCGTTACAAGGATGCCCAAACAATCAAAGACCGCTACCGACAGCAGATGACCCTTTATCAACAAGCCCTATCCAAAGCTTACCAGATTGAACAGGTCGAAGCCTATTTGATTCTCCTTGGAGGCGAAAAAATTGAGGTCATTTCAATGAATTAA
- the ndk gene encoding nucleoside-diphosphate kinase yields MQRTFFMIKPDAVERGLIGQVLTRIECRGFRIVQLKMMTADKDLIAAHYDHLVDKPFFPKLVDYMTRGPLVAGIIEGPEVVNSWRDMMGVTNPLEAAPGTIRGDYATAPVDGNFYNVVHGSDCPEAAEREIALWLGH; encoded by the coding sequence ATGCAACGAACATTTTTCATGATTAAACCAGACGCTGTTGAACGTGGTCTGATTGGACAAGTCCTTACACGCATTGAATGCAGAGGCTTTCGCATTGTTCAACTCAAGATGATGACAGCAGATAAGGATTTAATTGCTGCTCACTATGACCACCTCGTGGACAAGCCCTTCTTTCCAAAACTAGTTGACTACATGACTCGTGGTCCTCTGGTTGCTGGGATTATTGAAGGCCCTGAAGTAGTCAACTCTTGGAGAGATATGATGGGTGTAACCAATCCTTTAGAAGCTGCACCAGGAACTATCCGAGGGGATTATGCAACGGCACCTGTGGATGGAAATTTCTACAATGTTGTCCATGGATCAGACTGTCCAGAAGCGGCCGAACGAGAAATCGCCCTATGGCTTGGGCACTAG
- the lepA gene encoding translation elongation factor 4, with amino-acid sequence MNVKELKHRQEKIRNFSIIAHIDHGKSTLADRILEKTETVSSREMQAQLLDSMDLERERGITIKLNAIELNYKAKDGETYIFHLIDTPGHVDFTYEVSRSLAACEGAILVVDAAQGIEAQTLANVYLALDNDLEILPIINKIDLPAADPERVRQEIEDVIGLDASEAVLTSAKAGIGIEEILEQIVEKVPAPTGDVEAPLQALIFDSVYDPYRGVILQVRIVNGVVKPGDTIQMMSNGKTFDVTEVGIFTPKAVGRDFLATGDVGYIAASIKTVADTRVGDTVTLADNPAAAPLDGYKQMNPMVFAGIYPIDSNKYNDLREALEKLQLNDASLQFEPETSQALGFGFRCGFLGLLHMDVIQERIEREFNIDLIMTAPSVVYHVNMTDGEMLEVANPSEFPDPTKISNIEEPYVKAQIMVPQEYVGAVMELAQRKRGDFVTMDYIDDNRVNVIYQIPLAEIVFDFFDKLKSSTRGYASFDYEISEYRSSKLVKMDILLNGDKVDALSFIVHKEFAYERGKIIVDKLKKIIPRQQFEVPIQAAIGHKIVARSDIKALRKNVLAKCYGGDVSRKRKLLEKQKAGKKRMKAIGSVEVPQEAFLSVLSMDDDDKK; translated from the coding sequence ATGAACGTAAAAGAATTAAAACACCGTCAGGAGAAGATTCGTAACTTCTCCATTATTGCCCACATTGACCATGGAAAGTCAACCTTGGCAGACCGAATTTTAGAAAAAACAGAAACAGTTTCCAGTCGTGAGATGCAGGCCCAGTTGTTAGACAGCATGGACTTGGAGCGTGAGCGAGGCATTACCATCAAGCTCAACGCTATCGAGCTGAATTACAAGGCTAAAGATGGGGAAACCTATATTTTTCACTTGATTGATACCCCAGGACACGTTGACTTTACCTATGAAGTATCCCGTTCCTTGGCAGCCTGCGAAGGTGCAATCTTGGTAGTGGATGCGGCTCAGGGAATTGAGGCTCAAACTCTTGCCAATGTCTACCTTGCCTTAGATAATGATTTAGAAATTCTGCCTATCATCAACAAGATTGACCTTCCGGCAGCAGATCCCGAGCGGGTTCGTCAGGAGATTGAAGACGTTATTGGACTAGATGCGTCCGAGGCAGTCTTGACTTCTGCCAAGGCTGGAATCGGTATTGAAGAAATTCTGGAGCAGATTGTCGAAAAGGTTCCAGCGCCGACAGGTGATGTAGAAGCGCCACTTCAGGCCTTGATTTTCGACTCGGTTTATGACCCTTATCGGGGTGTTATTCTCCAAGTCCGTATTGTCAATGGTGTGGTGAAGCCCGGTGACACCATTCAAATGATGAGTAATGGTAAGACCTTTGATGTGACAGAGGTTGGTATCTTCACGCCCAAAGCTGTTGGACGGGACTTCCTTGCAACAGGTGATGTTGGTTATATCGCAGCATCCATCAAGACTGTTGCAGATACCCGTGTCGGTGACACAGTGACCTTAGCAGACAATCCGGCAGCTGCCCCATTGGATGGTTACAAGCAGATGAATCCAATGGTCTTTGCGGGTATCTATCCGATTGATTCTAACAAATACAATGATTTGCGTGAAGCCTTGGAAAAATTACAGCTCAACGATGCCAGCCTGCAATTTGAACCAGAAACATCACAGGCTCTTGGTTTTGGTTTCCGATGCGGTTTCCTTGGTTTGCTTCACATGGACGTTATTCAAGAGCGGATTGAACGTGAGTTTAACATCGACCTGATTATGACGGCACCGTCGGTCGTTTACCATGTCAATATGACAGACGGGGAAATGTTGGAAGTAGCCAATCCGTCCGAGTTTCCGGATCCGACCAAGATCAGCAACATCGAAGAACCCTACGTTAAGGCTCAGATTATGGTGCCGCAAGAATATGTGGGCGCTGTCATGGAGTTAGCTCAGCGCAAGCGGGGTGATTTTGTTACCATGGATTACATTGATGACAACCGTGTCAATGTCATCTACCAAATTCCTCTTGCAGAAATCGTCTTTGATTTCTTTGACAAACTCAAGTCTTCAACCCGTGGTTACGCAAGTTTTGATTATGAAATTTCGGAGTATCGTTCATCCAAACTGGTTAAGATGGACATTCTCCTCAATGGCGATAAGGTTGACGCGCTTAGCTTTATTGTTCACAAGGAATTTGCTTATGAACGCGGGAAAATCATCGTGGACAAGCTTAAGAAAATTATCCCTCGTCAACAATTTGAAGTGCCAATCCAAGCGGCAATCGGTCACAAAATTGTGGCGCGCAGCGACATCAAAGCCCTTCGTAAAAATGTCTTGGCCAAGTGTTATGGTGGCGACGTTTCCCGTAAACGCAAGCTCCTTGAAAAACAAAAGG